A genome region from Triticum aestivum cultivar Chinese Spring chromosome 2B, IWGSC CS RefSeq v2.1, whole genome shotgun sequence includes the following:
- the LOC123047525 gene encoding vacuolar iron transporter homolog 5-like, which yields MAVNDTKLADAENPGAMCRGGDADSDVDFAGRANWLRAAVLGANDGLVSTASLMLGVGAVKHEVRAMVISGFAGLLAGACSMAIGEFVSVCSQRDVEIAQLDRDGKRGGDEERALPSPVQAAAASALAFSVGALLPLLAAGFIVGYKLRVAVVVAVATLALAAFGVVGAVLGRAPVVRSSARVVVGGLAAMGLTFGLMRLFRASGI from the coding sequence ATGGCCGTGAACGACACCAAGCTGGCCGACGCCGAGAACCCGGGCGCGATGtgccgcggcggcgacgccgaCTCTGACGTGGACTTCGCGGGCCGCGCCAACTGGCTGCGCGCGGCGGTGCTGGGCGCCAACGACGGGCTGGTGTCCACGGCGTCGCTGATGCTGGGCGTGGGCGCGGTGAAGCACGAGGTGCGCGCCATGGTGATCTCCGGGTTCGCGGGCCTGCTGGCGGGGGCGTGCAGCATGGCCATCGGGGAGTTCGTGTCCGTCTGCTCCCAGCGCGACGTGGAGATCGCGCAGCTCGACCGCGACGGCAAGCGCGGGGGCGACGAGGAGAGGGCGCTGCCCAGCCCGGTGCAGGCCGCCGCGGCCTCGGCCCTCGCCTTCTCCGTGGGCGCGCTGCTGCCGCTGCTTGCGGCCGGGTTCATCGTGGGGTACAAGCTGCGGGTGGCCGTGGTGGTGGCCGTGGCGACGCTGGCGCTGGCGGCGTTCGGGGTCGTCGGGGCCGTGCTGGGCCGGGCGCCCGTGGTGAGGTCCTCCGCCCGGGTCGTCGTCGGCGGGCTGGCCGCCATGGGGCTCACCTTCGGCCTCATGCGCCTCTTCCGGGCCAGCGGCATATGA